The Pseudochaenichthys georgianus chromosome 24, fPseGeo1.2, whole genome shotgun sequence genome includes a region encoding these proteins:
- the LOC117439532 gene encoding microtubule-associated protein RP/EB family member 3-like isoform X3: MAVNVVSTSMTIENLSRHDMLAWVNDSLQLTLTKIEHLCSGAAYCQLMDMLFPGCILMKKVKFNAKLEHEYIHNFKVLQGSFKRMNVDKIIPVERLVKGKFQDNFEFLQWFKKFFDANFDGKEYDPLMSRQGQEGTPPPPNPGPVRTSPTVPKPAPPPQKQIIVAAPRKPNNTSRNGGDSELVELHQQLSDLKLTIDGLEKERDFYFGKLRDIEVLCQDSESENPIFNKIMDVLYSTEEGFAPPEDEDIDDGAQGDEEEF, from the exons ATGGCGGTGAATGTCGTCTCCACCTCTATGACTATAGAGAACCTGAGTCGTCATGACATGTTAGCGTGGGTCAACGACTCTCTGCAGCTCACTCTCACGAAGATCGAGCATCTCTGTTcag GTGCTGCTTACTGTCAGTTGATGGACATGCTGTTTCCTGGGTGCATATTAATGAAGAAAGTGAAGTTTAACGCTAAACTGGAACATGAATACATCCACAATTTCAAAGTCTTACAAGGTTCATTCAAGAGAATGAATGTGGACAAG ATCATCCCAGTGGAGCGTCTGGTTAAAGGAAagtttcaggacaactttgagTTCCTTCAGTGGTTTAAGAAGTTTTTCGATGCCAACTTCGACGGCAAAGAATACGACCCTCTAATGTCACGGCAGGGCCAGGAGGGAACGCCGCCTCCACCAAACCCAG GCCCGGTGAGGACTTCCCCTACAGTACCAAAACCTGCCCCCCCGCCACAGAAGCAGATCATTGTAGCAGCGCCCCGCAAACCCAATAACACGTCCCGTAACGGGGGGGACTCTGAACTCGTGGAGCTCCACCAGCAG CTGTCGGACCTGAAGCTGACTATAGACGGACTGGAGAAGGAGAGAGACTTCTACTTCGGAAAGCTGAGAGACATTGAGGTCCTCTGCCAGGACAGCGAAAGTGAAAACCCAATCTTCAACAAAATCATGGatgtgctttacagtacagAG GAGGGCTTTGCACCACCAGAGGATGAAGACATCGACGACGGGGCACAAGGAGACGAGGAAGAGTTCTGA
- the LOC117439532 gene encoding microtubule-associated protein RP/EB family member 3-like isoform X2: MAVNVVSTSMTIENLSRHDMLAWVNDSLQLTLTKIEHLCSGAAYCQLMDMLFPGCILMKKVKFNAKLEHEYIHNFKVLQGSFKRMNVDKIIPVERLVKGKFQDNFEFLQWFKKFFDANFDGKEYDPLMSRQGQEGTPPPPNPGAHSPSKPKRPPSRSGPVRTSPTVPKPAPPPQKQIIVAAPRKPNNTSRNGGDSELVELHQQLSDLKLTIDGLEKERDFYFGKLRDIEVLCQDSESENPIFNKIMDVLYSTEPASTGGLCTTRG; the protein is encoded by the exons ATGGCGGTGAATGTCGTCTCCACCTCTATGACTATAGAGAACCTGAGTCGTCATGACATGTTAGCGTGGGTCAACGACTCTCTGCAGCTCACTCTCACGAAGATCGAGCATCTCTGTTcag GTGCTGCTTACTGTCAGTTGATGGACATGCTGTTTCCTGGGTGCATATTAATGAAGAAAGTGAAGTTTAACGCTAAACTGGAACATGAATACATCCACAATTTCAAAGTCTTACAAGGTTCATTCAAGAGAATGAATGTGGACAAG ATCATCCCAGTGGAGCGTCTGGTTAAAGGAAagtttcaggacaactttgagTTCCTTCAGTGGTTTAAGAAGTTTTTCGATGCCAACTTCGACGGCAAAGAATACGACCCTCTAATGTCACGGCAGGGCCAGGAGGGAACGCCGCCTCCACCAAACCCAG GTGCACACAGTCCCAGCAAACCTAAAAGACCCCCCTCTCGCTCAG GCCCGGTGAGGACTTCCCCTACAGTACCAAAACCTGCCCCCCCGCCACAGAAGCAGATCATTGTAGCAGCGCCCCGCAAACCCAATAACACGTCCCGTAACGGGGGGGACTCTGAACTCGTGGAGCTCCACCAGCAG CTGTCGGACCTGAAGCTGACTATAGACGGACTGGAGAAGGAGAGAGACTTCTACTTCGGAAAGCTGAGAGACATTGAGGTCCTCTGCCAGGACAGCGAAAGTGAAAACCCAATCTTCAACAAAATCATGGatgtgctttacagtacagAG CCTGCTTCCACAGGAGGGCTTTGCACCACCAGAGGATGA
- the LOC117439532 gene encoding microtubule-associated protein RP/EB family member 3-like isoform X1 — MAVNVVSTSMTIENLSRHDMLAWVNDSLQLTLTKIEHLCSGAAYCQLMDMLFPGCILMKKVKFNAKLEHEYIHNFKVLQGSFKRMNVDKIIPVERLVKGKFQDNFEFLQWFKKFFDANFDGKEYDPLMSRQGQEGTPPPPNPGAHSPSKPKRPPSRSGPVRTSPTVPKPAPPPQKQIIVAAPRKPNNTSRNGGDSELVELHQQLSDLKLTIDGLEKERDFYFGKLRDIEVLCQDSESENPIFNKIMDVLYSTEEGFAPPEDEDIDDGAQGDEEEF; from the exons ATGGCGGTGAATGTCGTCTCCACCTCTATGACTATAGAGAACCTGAGTCGTCATGACATGTTAGCGTGGGTCAACGACTCTCTGCAGCTCACTCTCACGAAGATCGAGCATCTCTGTTcag GTGCTGCTTACTGTCAGTTGATGGACATGCTGTTTCCTGGGTGCATATTAATGAAGAAAGTGAAGTTTAACGCTAAACTGGAACATGAATACATCCACAATTTCAAAGTCTTACAAGGTTCATTCAAGAGAATGAATGTGGACAAG ATCATCCCAGTGGAGCGTCTGGTTAAAGGAAagtttcaggacaactttgagTTCCTTCAGTGGTTTAAGAAGTTTTTCGATGCCAACTTCGACGGCAAAGAATACGACCCTCTAATGTCACGGCAGGGCCAGGAGGGAACGCCGCCTCCACCAAACCCAG GTGCACACAGTCCCAGCAAACCTAAAAGACCCCCCTCTCGCTCAG GCCCGGTGAGGACTTCCCCTACAGTACCAAAACCTGCCCCCCCGCCACAGAAGCAGATCATTGTAGCAGCGCCCCGCAAACCCAATAACACGTCCCGTAACGGGGGGGACTCTGAACTCGTGGAGCTCCACCAGCAG CTGTCGGACCTGAAGCTGACTATAGACGGACTGGAGAAGGAGAGAGACTTCTACTTCGGAAAGCTGAGAGACATTGAGGTCCTCTGCCAGGACAGCGAAAGTGAAAACCCAATCTTCAACAAAATCATGGatgtgctttacagtacagAG GAGGGCTTTGCACCACCAGAGGATGAAGACATCGACGACGGGGCACAAGGAGACGAGGAAGAGTTCTGA
- the tmem214 gene encoding transmembrane protein 214, with translation MASNNGSAGKWEVVKKGKKNTSATGGGGKNPSDKKPVAGGRKALGESNILASRPPLKMSETIYDSFEKMAKKQNKEQVPPPAETENKKPSSSKPPRKPQPSSPVSHATRKTLEESFKALDVADLKQQLARSQTLFPENPSVWVKDLAGYLNLNLTAPESEPTLSSYAHDYPYCLAGKELKAVIKALIGRCSDILPDFLDHCVYTMLRDMDRQSGEPLHGYRVCIQVILQDKPRMATQNLPEYLELLRSVQNRPVKCLTIMWALGQAGFYDLSQGLRVWLGIMLPVLGVKSLSSYAIAYLERLLLLHANLTKGFGIMGPKEFFPLLDFAFMPKNALSSGLQDQLRRLYPRLKALAFGAKPESTLHTYLPSFLSRATPHCPDDMKRELLGSMTECLCVDVQSLGVWRQLYTKHLPQSSLLLNHLGKSWKILPPKLRNNLEETIQSFRVTNEEMKDTVECQELQDCNNLCQNLQVKMRGRGFPWSKMFMVLLVFAAGFIAHDIRSHGSFAESTTALHLRNSGVTAVSQQALSKIKVYSSQGFSWLETNTPHYYSECARVLGPLMDQGMEKTKTAAIFISENTTQFILWVKEKTPQAIDWVITNTPDSVFTALAYLKELLLSLHQKCILPALAFISELLQRAWTKLQESCNGEVSVSCLQGHALSFTNSTWQLLQHTTSAIKAWAHELLTRA, from the exons ATGGCTTCGAACAATGGCTCAGCTGGTAAATGGGAGGTGGTGAAGAAAGGGAAGAAAAATACAAGCGCAACCGGAGGAGGAGGCAAGAACCCGAGCGACAAGAAACCCGTAGCCGGTGGACGGAAAGCCCTGGGAGAATCTAACATCCTGGCATCCAGAC CTCCCCTGAAGATGTCCGAGACCATTTATGACAGTTTTGAGAAGATGGCAAAGAAACAGAACAAGGAGCAGGTTCCTCCACCAGCCGAGACGGAAAATAAGAAACCCTCCTCGAGTAAGCCACCCAGGAAACCCCAGCCCAGCAGCCCAGTCAGCCACGCAACGCGCAAGACCCTCGAGGAATCATTCAAAGCC TTGGATGTTGCGGACCTCAAGCAGCAGTTGGCTCGCAGTCAAACTCTGTTCCCAGAAAACCCTTCAGTGTGGGTCAAAGACCTGGCAGGATACCTCAACCTCAATCTGACTGCTCCAGAGAGCGAGCCCACGCTCAGCAGCTACGCTCACG ACTACCCATACTGCCTTGCAGGAAAAGAGCTGAAGGCTGTGATTAAAGCCCTCATCGGGCGCTGCAGTGACATTCTGCCAGATTTCTTGGACCACTGCGTTTATACGATGCTCAGGGATATGGACAGACAGTCAG GAGAACCTCTTCATGGCTACAGAGTTTGCATCCAGGTGATCCTGCAGGACAAACCCAGGATGGCGACACAAAACCTGCCAGAG TATTTGGAGTTACTGCGATCCGTTCAGAATCGTCCAGTGAAGTGTTTGACCATCATGTGGGCTCTTGGCCAAGCTGGATTTTACGACCTCAGTCAGGGACTAAGAG tgtggCTGGGCATCATGCTTCCTGTGCTCGGAGTGAAGTCCTTGTCTTCATATGCCATCGCATATCTGGAGAGACTTCTCCT ACTTCATGCCAACCTGACAAAGGGATTTGGCATCATGGGGCCCAAAGAGTTCTTTCCTTTACTGGATTTCGCCTTCATGCCCAAGAACGCCCTGTCATCAGG TCTGCAGGATCAGCTGAGGCGTCTGTACCCTCGACTCAAGGCCCTCGCATTCGGAGCCAAACCCGAGAGCACATTACACACATACCTGCCGTCATTTCTGTCCAGAGCCACACCACACTGCCCAGATGATATGAAGAGAGAG CTGCTCGGCAGTATGaccgagtgtttgtgtgtggatgTCCAGAGTCTGGGAGTGTGGAGGCAGCTCTACACCAAACACTTACCCCAGTCCAG tcTTCTGTTGAACCATCTAGGGAAGTCCTGGAAAATCCTGCCACCAAAG CTCCGgaacaaccttgaagaaacgATCCAGTCCTTCAGAGTGACCAATGAGGAGATGAAGGACACCGTTGAATGCCAGGAGCTTCAGGACTGCAATAACCTGTGCCAG AACCTGCAGGTGAAGATGCGCGGGCGTGGGTTCCCctggtccaaaatgttcatggtTCTGCTCGTGTTTGCCGCCGGCTTCATCGCACACGACATCAGATCCCATGGCTCCTTCGCAG AATCCACCACAGCCTTGCATCTGCGCAACTCAGGGGTCACAGCCGTATCTCAGCAGGCCTTGAGCAAAATAAAAGTGTACTCATCACAGGGCTTCAG CTGGTTGGAGACCAACACTCCTCATTATTACTCCGAGTGTGCTCGGGTGTTGGGGCCGCTGATGGACCAAGGCATGGAAAAGACAAAAACAGCAGCCATCTTTATCTCTGAAAACACAACACAGTTTATTCTCTGGGTCAAAGAAAAGACGCCACAGGCCATCGATTGG GTGATCACCAACACTCCCGACAGCGTGTTCACGGCGTTGGCGTATCTGAAGGAGCTGCTCCTCTCGCTCCATCAGAAGTGCATTCTGCCCGCGCTGGCTTTCATTTCTGAACTGCTACAGCGAGCGTGGACAAAGCTACAAGAGTCCTGCAA CGGCGAGGTTTCCGTCTCATGTCTGCAGGGCCACGCTCTGTCCTTCACCAACTCCACGTggcagctgctgcaacacaccACCTCGGCCATCAAGGCGTGGGCTCATGAGCTGCTGACGCGAGCGTGA